Proteins from a single region of Palaemon carinicauda isolate YSFRI2023 chromosome 1, ASM3689809v2, whole genome shotgun sequence:
- the LOC137615086 gene encoding KRAB-A domain-containing protein 2-like, translating into MPHEYYLLKKYEILECADVLKLIRRRTANEDPIYFATLEDTFDIIKRAHIATGHGGHDKMVKELSKKYATITYDAISIYKSLCIDCQRKRKRPTTKGTVVRPILTKNFGSRSQVDLVDMQAMKQGNYKWIMVYQDHLTKFCVLRPLTSKRAAEVMY; encoded by the coding sequence ATGCCTCATGAATACTACCTCCTGAAGAAGTATGAGATCCTCGAGTGTGCTGATGTTCTCAAGTTGATTAGAAGACggactgccaatgaagatcctatctattttgctacattggaggatacattcgacattattaagcgtgctcatattgcaactggccacggagggcacgataagatggtaaaggaattatctaaaaaaTATGCCACCATTACCTatgatgcaatatctatttacaaatcactgtgcatcgattgtcagcgtaaacgtaagcgaccaacaaccaaagggactgttgttcgacctattctgacaaagaactttggttccagatcacaagttgaccttgtagacatgcaggcGATGAAACAAGGCAACTATAAGTGGATAATGGTCTACCAAGATCATCTTACAAAGTTCTGTGTATTGAGACCTCTCACATCAAAACGTGCTGCAGAAGTTATGTATtag